CCTCTCCCTGGGCCATGACATGGGTGTCTTTGGGAATCAATACAGCCGGGTCCAGATCTATGGACACACAACATCCAATGTGAAGAACACTGCTACACTACTCTATATACAGTAGGCCAATGTTGGTAACCAGATCGAAGGGGCAATGGTATACATTGTTCACATCCAGTTTCACATTCCCGACCCACAGTTTGAGAACCAGTGCACTACATTCCACTACATTTCACTACTACTGCAATAAttaggccaggagtttttcccaGAGCCAGGGAATAATTCCTGGTGCTACTAATAAGATCACAAAGAGGGCCCTAAAGTTTTTTCCCGGTCATGTCACAACTCCTGGTGCTACTAACAATGACTAACgtcccagaaatgtccgggaagtACAGGACAGTTGTACCAGAGCAATGTCTCACTCACAGTCGACGAAGAGCTCTGTTTGCCCGAGGGTTTCTTCATACGTGTCCAGGTCCAGTGCTGTACACATGATGTTGCCGTTGCTTTGCCTTGTCACGTTTTTCAGGACCAATACGTTCAGATCAGATTCCAGCTCCTCCTACAGAGAGACAGTGGCATTTATAACATACATCAACAGTGTTGTGTATGAACAAAGACGCGCACGCatagacgcacgcacgcacacacacacacacacacacacacacacacacacacacacacacacacacacacacacacacacacacacacacacacacacaatccacatCCAGAGGTATAGGCCCATCCAATCATTTACAGTAAACACATGCATAAATGTACATAGTTCTGTTTATAGTTGGAGACAGAAAGCATTTTATTTAACATTTGTACATGGGACTAGGAGATAGGCAAGGGTTTCTTACCATATTGTGCATGAATGTAAAGGGTGGTTGAGGATTCCCGTCGGCACGGCAATGAACCTCAACTGTGTCTCCTTCTTTGACACTACCCTTTGGTGACTCCACCCACACATCAAGGGAAGTGGTTGGATCTGAAGAGATTTTTTATATCCATTcgagttaacctttatttatccaggcaaGTCAACAAGATTCTAATTCTCGTTGACAAATATCACCTGGAAAGTGGCAAGTATGGCCATATAAAGTACAGGACAAGAGAAACTTGACAGAAACACGTGGTGACAGCACAAAGAGTCAGAAAATAAAAACCGTTTGCACGGGGGCATAGTTACTCGTATTTAAGATTCATGCTTCTCGTTGAGACTGAACAAGATTTGAGATGGCACTGTGCTTGTGTACATCTGTGACTGTGCATGTGTAGTTTTCTACTGTCTCCATATGAGGGGGGACACATTAAGAGGGCGGCACAGTAGACTCACAGTAGACAGTGATGTTGATCTTGTTGGTTTCAGTCATCTTGGTTCCACCGGGGACAAGGTAGCTGACTTCGCAGTAGAAGAACGAATCCTTGTCTTTCTTGACCACATTCAGGTGAAGGTCACTCTGGACAGTGTACAGATCACTGGACTCCTTAGTGACCAGggtcaccacactgacctctGTGAGACATGTAGAACATATGGAAAACAGAGAACTTGAGTTACTGTAGAAGTGTAGCTGCTTACACATGTTGATGCCTCCCCAATGGCCAGGTTGGGGGAGAGAATACATGGGGTGGTTTACTATCACATACTTTTGTCttctatttttaatattttccacAGCCACATCTCATATTCAGGCACATGAAACAGACATCTATTTCTCCAACAGGCTGTCATACTAATCCATAGATCATTGTTCTTCAATTTCACTGTCAAATTCCTGACTGACATCAATCTGCCTTTCACCTTTGATTACCCCAAAGTTATTCCTTGTGAGATCCCGAGGCATGTTTACAACATtctaaatgtgtttattattgtcacgttgcacacacacaaaaagcagGAAGAGCATGAAGCAGATGTGGAATTGATAGCTGTTATTATCAACTCTGTTTCACATAGCGTAGATACTAATGTGTCTAATGGACACTGTGGTCCAAGCCTTAGTAGTACTCACCGCCTGGCGTGTTCTGTAGTAAGCTCTGGTCCCGGTACCAAGTGATGTTGGGCCTGGGGTAGCCATTCTTAGCCTCACAGCTCCCTATCTGTGGAGAAAAAGGACGTTACACGGACAGTGTAAACCCTTTTCTCCTGAAAACCATGTACTCGATTTCGGGGATAAAAAGctcaatgtttttgttgtttttttacaataAAACTGACACTTTCATTTCGCAAAATGTCAGTGTTACAAGCCCTCAAAAGTTACAAGCCCTTACCTTATCTCCATACTATAACCTGAGGTCCTAACTGTCCATCGCTAACAATGTGGTTTTTCGTTTGTTCGTCTTTACCTTAGATGGGTTCTCATTGCTGACAGAGATCCCAGATTCCTCCCCCGTGATGATTGGACGATCAGGTGACGCTAGAGAGGAACAATGGATGACATCAAATAGAGAGCAATAGCTAGAATACGGAAGCTTTATAAGCATGCcacatgctttttagtccaggactaggctaaATTTGGGTCCAGGTAAACTGGCCCTAGGAATGGGTGCATCACGCTCTTACCGAACACCTTGAGCACAGTGCGTCCCTCATCGCTACCGGCTGACATCCCGTTGACGTGGCAGATGAACTCTAGCTCATCCTCCAGCTTCACGTCCCTGATGGTCAGCACCACCTCGCTGCTATTCCCCATCCCCTTCACACTGATCTTGTCTGTGAACTGCCCACCCCGGTCGACTACCTGCATGGTGCCATTTCCGTAGTAGATCCTCAAGCGGACATTGGTCTTCGTGATCTACGATCCAAGTCGAAGATCATCGTCAAAGTCAATTGGAAAACagggcagagacagagggacgAATCCTTGAGATCCATGGGTGTAAAGTAAATATTTGTGCCCATGTAAATCTCCCATTTACATCGATGTTAGCTGATGCATAAATGTACAGATGTAGGTTAGGAATCAGCCCATAGAGCTAAGAGAGCATGTGTTCATTTTTGAAACAGGGATCTGAGATGGAAGGGATGTGTGCTAAAGCACTAACAGATTTTGCAACCAGGctaatgtgcgtgtgtgtgtgtccatgttcaTGCATTTGTGTGTGGGGCTACTCACCATGTACCACTGGATAATGACGTTGTCGGGGCTGTCTGAGACCGTGAACATGCATGTGATCTGGGCCGTGTCCCCCAGAAACACCTCCACTCTGTCCTCCATGTTCACCTGCACCTTGGCCCAGGCTGctgtagagacacagagaaacaagCCACATGTTTGAGATAATTTACAGCTGGCAGAGTGGGCAGAATCAGTCATGTTTAAAGACCCTTTTCACAATGATGTGAAAGTTTGTAGTTTTGATCATACTTAGTAATAATTTCTGTACCAACATTAAAGATGGCCTCCACAGTAGGGGGAAACAGCACCGATGGCCGCCACACCACCATCTTCTATCAATGAAAAAACTGTGTTTGTTGcttgcagtaacttctttgttgttgtaatatcacaAACGGACATTGCTGTTtcaccattaacacacacacacacacacacacacacacacacacacacacacacacacacacacacacacacacacacacacacacacacacacaggcctggccTGATATGGTCGGAGCTGAAAAAAAGCAACAAAAAGCTCATAATGGTCAAAGAAAAAAGAAGCAATGACAGGAATTCTGGGAGCCCACCCATGTCCATGGTAATGTTCTGCATTCCAGTGTGTCACCGTTTAGGAGGGAAGAAAGACTCAATTTACAGACAGCATAGTGAGCCAGTGTTCGGCTCTCTCACAGAGGAATGAGTGGTTCTTCCCTCCAAGCGTGTCTAGGACGACACACAGACCAGAAGGGCCATTATGCACTTTACACACAATATGAAAGCGGGCTCCTTCCTATAGCCTCTAGGTTGGCAATGACCCCTTGCTGTGCCTATAGACTTTTCTGCCCAGATCCAGCGTTAATTAGCTACTTTCAGAAGCCTGAGTTAAGAGTTAAGGAAGAAATGTGGCAActcaatcgtgtgtgtgtgtgtgtgtgtgtgtgtgtgtgtgtgtgtgtgtgtgtgtgtgtgtgtgtgtgtgtgtgtgtgtgtgtgtgtgtgtgtgtgtgtgtgtgtgtgtgtgtgtatggggggggggggggggggtgagtggacagtgtgtctttgtgtgtcttaTTGGATGCATCTTCCTTTTCCCTTCAACAGGTGAGACAGTTCACATGGAGGGCACATTAATACTCACTGAGCACGTTTGACCTCAACAACACAGTGACAGGCAGGTTATTATCTCTCCGCCCTGTCCTGCACCAAcagtaaatcacacacacaccagaggctaatggaggaagaaggatgtTGTCTTATTACAGTGATTCAATTAGGTATTCCCACAAAAACATTTCCTGTGCATTAGCAACGTAACAACAGGCCAGTGCTGACTCACTCTGAACAGGCCTGTGTGTGTCCAGttcttgacttggactgaaataggtggtGGTACTCATGTTATATTAAGGTGCAGGAACTCCACAATACGTTTGAGCTAATATTCTGTAAGACGAACAGGAgatcaagcagtagaacattttagGTGCTTgtactcagctccggtgagctcctgcccaagtcaaggactgtgtgtgtgtccatgtgcatgcatttgtgtgtgtaaaCAAAGGGACGGGGGGGAGGGGTTACACATTGCTCACCTTACTTACGAGATCTACAGTACCatttaaaagtttggacactcctactcattccagggttttcctttattttgtactattttctacattgtagaataatagtgaagacattacaactatgaaataacacatggaatcatgtagtaaccccccaaaaagtgttaatcaaatccaaatatatttgatattttagattcttcaaagtagccaccctttgccttgacagatttgcacactcttggcattttctcaaccagcttcatcaggtagtcagctggaatgcatttcaattaacaggtgtgccttgataaaagttcctttgtggaattcctttccttcttaatgcgtttgagccaatcagttgtgttgtgacaaggtcgatgtggtatacagaatatagccctatttggtaaaaaacaaAGTCCATATCACAgctgtcaagaacagctcaaaaaaagcaaagagaaatgacagtccatcattactttaagacatgaatgtcagtcaatgcagaaaatgtcaagaacttctaaagtttattcaagtgcagtcgcaaaaaccatcaagcgctatgatgaaactggctctcatgaggaacgccacaggaaaggaagacccagagttacctctgctacaggggataagttcattagagttaccagcctcagaaattgcagcccaaataaatgcttcacagagttcaagtaacagacacatctcaacatcaactgttcagaggagactgtgttaatcaagccttcatggtcgaattgctgcaaagaaaccactactaaatgacacaAGAGAAACTTGCTCCGGTGGAAATAtgtactttggtctgatgagtccaaatgtgagatttttgatCTCCGTAAGTGTGGTTCCCAccctgaagcatggaggaggtgtgatggcgtggaggtgatttgctggtgacactgtcagtgatttatttataattcaggcacacttaaccagcatggctaccatagcattctacagcgatacgccatGATAGTCCCATcgcttattgggactatcatgtttttcaacaggacaatgacccaacacacctccagtgtaagggctatttgactaagaaggagaattatggagtgctgtatcagatgacctggcctccacaatcacccgacctcaacccaattgagatggtttgggataagttggaccacagagtgaaggaaaagcagccaacaagtgctcagcatatgtgggaactccttcaaggctgttggaaaagcattccaggtgaagctggttgaaagaatgccaagagtgtgcaaagctgtcatcaaggcaaagggtggctactttgaagaatctcaaagtatatatttagatttgtttaacatttttttggttactacatatgttttatttcatagttttgctgtcttccctattattctacaatgtagaaaatagttcaaataaagaaaaacccttgaatgagtaggtgttgccaaacttttgactggtactatattaAGAGTTATTGATGGCCGGGAGGCCAGAATGTGAGAGGAGCTGTGCCCCTTGTCCACACTGTGCACATGTGAGGTGAGTACCTTCATGTGAGTACCTTCATGTGCAGAAGAGATACGTTCAAACATTATGTAGCCCTTATTAAGGCTTTATGAATGCAGCCTACTGTAAGGTGTTACCAAGACCTTTCTCCCATGGTATTTAGGCATCACCTTACCTAACATTGAAGATAATTATCACATGGTATAGCATTATCTCGCAAATAAACAAAATGCTTGATACCAGCGGTTGAAAACATCCTTTCATCATTATGACATGAAACGCTTTGCAGGTTTTAAATGTGATTACCTAGTAGACTAGACTGGACACATTAAGAATGTCTTAAAAAAAGGTTTAATGAAAAAAAGTGGCTTCAAACACAGCATTGTTCACGGCAGTCAGAGTTTAGCTGGAGGCAGTTGTCTGCATACCTAAGGATCAACCACCTTGAACATCATAATTGAGTCTAATTACAACAAATGAGTCTGAGACAAGTCTGGAGCGGGCTGACAACTCTGATTATTTCTAGGTGTTGACATGCTCTCTCAGAAGATGAGAGATTAAAAGGAGTGTCATTACAATGCACTAGCAAGGAAGTCACTGTTGATAGTTCAAGTGAGGAACCGGAAGTGTTCCAGCTGTCCATGCTCAATCATGTGAGATCAGTGGGCTTGTCATCAAAGCGTGGCATAATTACACCAGATAACAGAAACAAGCATTTTCAGGTTAACTATTTATTATTGTTACTGCTTTCAAAGACATGTAAAGCGGAGCCCTCTTTTTCAGGCCATATTATATCAAATATTTTGCATATCTGCACACCAGACCTTGATGTATTTGTAGACGTAACTCCTGCCTGCAAACacctagtgctgagcgattatcTGAAATGTAGGTTATTTCTCGGTTTTTAAACGACTAATTGATGACAgaggttcaattatttgaattccatttggTTCGGGGTTTTTCTGTGACCGCAATGCGGACATCGTACAGCTCCTCTCGAGATAAACACTCACGTGTTTGACAACAGCTGGTAATTGACGCGCTGTACTTAAATGACCTATGGCGGGAGTCAACGCAATCACGCACTAGATCATGCATTTGGAGTAATGTTTTCGAGATTTCACACACTATAACGCATTCTTTTTTTCCTTCCCCTGCagtgcaaaaaaacaaaacagaatcCCAAGACAGGTAGATGAGACATGGCACTGGCTTTTCAAAGCCTGGAATCTGTTTTGACTccaagggatggatggagggacaCGCCCTAcccgcctccctctctctgtccatctgtctgtctgtctagctagcCTGGCTTTAGGGGAGAAGGTGTGGGGCACTCACACCACCTCTTATCTCGTCATATACTGTATCTCCCCATCTAATCCACTTCAAGGTCTCACCTTTCAACTAGCATAACCACTGGACCTTGACAGGATATATGGGTTTCAACCACACTAGCCAAAGACCTGCATTGTTAAATTACATACCATCAGAGTCTCCGCAGTCATTTTAGGGATTCAATTCATGTTGCCACTGAGGTTTTCAATGATGATTTTCAATTATGGATGATGTCCTTGTCATTTCCTAACTGAGAGACCTGTCATCTGACAATACTGCTCATCCCTATCATCTGGCTTGGGGGGCTATGGAGTGGTACAAATCCCTGTGAGGGGGGAGGGTGTGGCGGTGGATTCAGATCTGTGTTGAGACTCCCCCAACAACCAACCTCCACCGCTAAATAAAGCTTCACCTTACCCATCAAACGTGAAACATTCAACTTAAGCAAGTTTATGCTCTGGGGGCCCGTGAACTTGACCTGAAGACATGATTCCACCAGTAAACAGACTACACACGTTAAAGGCAACCTGCCAGATTTACAGCATTTGAGATcgacacacacaaactaacaattttttcagaatggcacaaattccccgatatcagggtacCACATTATAGTGCATATATACACGGTAAGGAATCTTTCTGcctattaacttaagggggctgaataattgtgcacgcccaatttttcagtttttgatttgttaaaaaagtttggaatatccaataaatgtcgttccacttcatgattgtgtcccacttgttgttgattcttcacaaaaaaatacagttttatatctttatgtttgaagcctgaaatgtggcaaaaggtcgcaaagttcaagggggccgaatactttcgcaaggcactgtataaactgCATAACTCCACAAAGAATGTTTGTATATAATGCCTACAATGTATTTCATCTACTCTGATTGATCTTCCAGTCAggtgagtgtgtctctgtgtagctgTAAAGTCTGGCACGCTAGATGAATCTATTCTAAACAAGACCAGGGCTACATCTAAATCTTCTTTATAATATTTATTTCTCCCCACTAAAAATAAATCCATTCTTTATTTATAGTGGACTTTACCCTGGTCTTCGGTAAACTGAAATTTCACAAATCTAAAATGATTCGTTAGGATGAACGGTACAGTTTAGGAACCAGGAGGACAGAAAGCAGCTATTCCATGCTTTCTCCTCATTTTCCCCATAGATGTTCATTATAGAATTTGATCACTGCacgatacagtgcatttggaaagttttccgAAACCttcactttgtccacattttgttacttcacAGCCTTAAACAGAAACAGGATGCgcctaagctcaatttcgagtctcatagcaaagggcctgattACTTAAGTAAGGTATTTTTTAAGAtcgtttttttaaatacatttcaaacatttctaaaaaactgattttgctttgtcattatggggtattgtgtgtagattgttgaggatttTTATTCATttgatctattttagaataaggctgtaacataacaaaatgtggaaaagggaaggggtctgaatactttccgagtgcacTGTATATGTTTCCATACATACTCTTATACACCACTCATTGTTCATAATGACAGTTCACCTCTAAGAATAACAATACCATGTCATGTGTGTTTGCTTACACGATACGGTAGACGCTTTGGGGGTCAACGCATTGTACAGTGTCATAAATAGACCCCCTACTTTAGTGCCGTGTCAGTGTTCGTGAGAACCTAGGAACAACATGGCTGGGTTTGTCTGGCCTGTCTGGCTCTAGACCAGGAGAGAGTTGGCACTGGACTTGGCATTGACAGTTGGCACAGAGTGGTGCTGTAGCCTAGATTCTTACATTCTGGTGTCATCCTTTGACAGGAGAAATATACTGGATGGCAAGCGGTGGAGTAACCTCCTGAGAGGGCAACAAAGTTCAAGACCGTGTCAACCCAACACAGAACTGCCTTCTTGTACCACTAGTTTCCCCTGTTGCCTAGAGGTCTTAAAATCCTTAAGAGAGTAGGTCTCTCTCTGAGGCATTCCCAAAGATGCAAATAGGAGGACCTTGTCAAGAGCTTGTCAATCAAATTAGTTCTGCTGCTGTACCCTCTGTCTGTTCTAACAGGCACCAAAGAAAGAGCTCCCCTTTAATCATCAGATCCATCAAATGCCCTTTTATCTGTCAAAAACACTGATCCTCACAGGTTACGCTGCGCCAGGAGTACAATTCACAGTCAGTCAAGCATGTCTGCACACACAGAACATGTTAAAGGTCACATCTCAAATATGCTTTGGGACTAGACCTTCAAAAGAGAATGGAAAAGTGATCACAGGCGTGCATACTTCAGAGCGAACGAGAAGAGGCCCACTGTGAAGCATCAGACACTAGGACTCTGGCCGTCCCCTAATTATTGCCTGGCTCATTAACTTTAAACATCCTCTTTTGGGATTCTGTTTTATTAGGAGCAGAGTGAAGTCGCCCCTCTAGACACCAGTCTTGAGTCAATTTGGGATTTTCCCCCACTAATTGGTAAGATTAggtaggattgggggaggggtaGCTGATCCTTGATATGTACCTAGCGGAAACTTCACCCCCAGAGCTTTTAATTAGGGTTGGAGGTTCCTACAACTTCCTGCTAGGTTTTGAATAGCAACAGCAGGATGACAGCAGTTATTACCTGACAAACATGTTTCACCTCTAGCTATAACCCGGGCTTTCACAAACTTCCCCCCGGGGGcacgtttttgtttttttgccctagcactacacagctgattcaaataactaactcatcatcaagctttgattatttgaatcagttgtgGACTGCTAAGGGTAAACATGCACCCGGGGGgcaggaccgagtttggaaaaCCCTGCTATAGAGAACttaaaaacacatacacactgtatatCATTGGCACTGTGGCGAAGAACAACAACCCAGATTTCACTGGTGGGACGACTGCATGGGCTCCCTTTGATACATATGCAGTATCGTATAACATGCTACTTTTATTGTAAAAAATCAAAAATAACATAAATCAGCATCAGTGCACGAAATACACGTTCACATTACGTTACTGTAGATTGTGACATATCAAAACTGAACTACCACGTGAACAATTGTTGTAATGGCAGTAGTTCTGTAAATATCTGTCCTTTGCATTAAATTCCGAACAAGTTAGAACAAAAGTGTTACATGATGTGTTCAACaattgtaacggttttcgtcCTCTACTaccccatgtccaggagtccagaaccctctgctcctggttaccGCGCTGCTTGGTCaagttgtggtgggtgattctgtaacggttttcgtcctcctcttctgaggaggagtaggaaggatcggaccaatacgcagcgtggtaagtgttcgtcatattcTTAaacaaaactgaacactacacaaactgAAAAAGAAACAGCTCCGTGTGGAAAACACAGAcatagaaaacaatcacccaccgcCAAAATggagaaaacaggctacctaagtatgattctcaatcagagacaacgatcgacagctgcctcggTACTGTCGAtgagaactaaggtcagaacgtgacaacaataGAGTAGCCCCTGTCTGAAAGTGAATGGCGAGCAGGCAAAAGCCCTTGGCCTTGGGCATAATGGACTCAATATAAAGGACCATGAATAAGACATGTTTTCTCACCAAACTTGGTATTCGATACACAGTGGCTACAGAAAAAACACCAGCAGAAactttaaaaaatgaaaatataacagagagacacagagatcaAAGAACTGTTTTTCTATGCCATCACAGTAACATTGGGTATATTCTGAAATCTCTTGAGACCTAATAACAATGTGTACTGGTCCCAATTCCAGCCATCATTTAATGACACTGTGCTAGCTACAGTAGTGGCGTAACCTTGGGATAACGCTAGTGTTATGGCTGAGCTTCAACTCACCACACCTGCTATATGGTTCCAACTTCACTGTGCTGAGTTAGCTGCTAGCGAGTTACCATTAGAAAGGCTAACTCCAACTTCACTGTGCTGAGTTAGCTGCTAGCCAGTTAGCATTAGAAAGGCTAACTCCAACTTCACTGTGCTGAGTTAGCTGCTAGCGAGTTAGCATTAGAAAGGCTAACTCCAACTTCACTGTGTTGAGTTAGCTGCTAGCGAGTTAGCATTAGAAAGGCTAACTCCAACTTCACTGTGCTGAGTTAGCTGCTAGCCAGTTAGCATTAGAAAGGCTAACTCCAACATCTTGCGCTGCAAGAAGCTGTGACTAAGCTGATACTTTACAAGCTGAGAGATAGTACTGACATGGGCAGCTACAATAGGCACATTTCCGTGCCAAAATTCAAGACAACATCCAGATGGACCAATAGAAGAGGAGTGTTATAAGTTTTAAAAAAACATCCACCCCTTTGGTGATTTTAGGAACAGGTGTGCTGCTTGGTCACCATGACTCAAATGCTTTCCCCTGGGCCGTCATCTAATGCCTACTCTGGGGGCCAGTCAACATACCGTTACAGTCCAATGATGTataagagagaggaacagaaagtaAACATAAGATGGAGAAATGGGACCACACACAAACAACAGAAAAGAATGTCATCCAATTTTTTCTCAGTGAATCCGATCCCTTCTTACTCATTCAGCAGCACACCTGTTCCTAAAATCACCTCAGGGGCGGATTTAAAAAAAACGTAACACTCCTCTTCTATTGGTCCATCTGGATGTTGTCTTGAATTACATGTTCTATAGGGAGGAAAAGTTGTGAAACAGGGAGGTACTACCTGAACCTGTCCAATGAGGTTACAggttttttgttttctgttgcactGTTTTTCTACGATgtaccctaatgaacacgacccagtcTAGAACATTCTCTGGCTCCCACTGTGAAGAGACTGAAGACATACTACTGCAGATTCAGCAGGTTCACTGGCTCATCGCTCTTGAAATATTTGTTATTTGTTTGGCATTGTCTCAAAAGATGAACACCAAAGAGAGTTCACTGTCTTCTCCTGCTTTGATAACATGGCAACATATTGCTCTCTTCCACGCACACTCTCCAACACTCACTGTTTGGATAACCTCTGCATAAAAGTATGTGTTGTCCATGACTTCTGACATTATGTGGGATGCGGTCAGCTTCCCATGTCCAGCTCTGACTcccacccccaaaaaatacaAGTGAAATCATAACAAAATGGACAGCTGCATTTTAACTGCAAACTCACAGGGTTCCCGCCTTTTGCCTTATCCCATGGTGGTACAAATTTCCCCTTCCATCCTCTTTCCCACATTTCAGAGAAAAAGTGGCCTCCAAAAGGATTTGTGTACTCAGGAAAAGGCAAAAATAACACTGAAGCACAAAAGTATGGGAAAGGCCATTAGGGACAATTATATTCGTGCCGCATTGACTGTGACGACAGAGCAAACCCCATGACATGCCTTCAGAAATATGAGATGTATgctggaactctctctctctctctcgcattgtCTCTCTCCCATTGGCAATTCTAAAGATAGCCACCTTTAGAAGTATTCGAGAGCGGCTCTCTCCTTTTTTGGTGTACCCTAAAAGTGGCGTGAATCAATGCCAGGTAGTACACAGTACTATACAAGGGGTTGAGTGTGCCTGAGAAGCAGCCGTTCACCCATTGGGACAGAGAAATCTTTTAAAGCAGGTTTTCCCAACAG
This genomic interval from Oncorhynchus clarkii lewisi isolate Uvic-CL-2024 chromosome 27, UVic_Ocla_1.0, whole genome shotgun sequence contains the following:
- the LOC139385501 gene encoding cell surface glycoprotein MUC18-like isoform X4; translated protein: MALRMKACMFVGLFLLSLAWKAAWAKVQVNMEDRVEVFLGDTAQITCMFTVSDSPDNVIIQWYMITKTNVRLRIYYGNGTMQVVDRGGQFTDKISVKGMGNSSEVVLTIRDVKLEDELEFICHVNGMSAGSDEGRTVLKVFASPDRPIITGEESGISVSNENPSKIGSCEAKNGYPRPNITWYRDQSLLQNTPGEVSVVTLVTKESSDLYTVQSDLHLNVVKKDKDSFFYCEVSYLVPGGTKMTETNKINITVYYPTTSLDVWVESPKGSVKEGDTVEVHCRADGNPQPPFTFMHNMEELESDLNVLVLKNVTRQSNGNIMCTALDLDTYEETLGQTELFVDYLDPAVLIPKDTHVMAQGEELMATCNALSSLPTHTVWFKKGKKVAEGHTLTLKDAVFDMAGTYVCVVKVSSLEGLETSGSLRVFVEGHPEIKKSADPVQEVSPEKSQKLSCHARGYPTPVITWSSSDKSQILKLSQRETEDEVLSVVSIKVTSDVTAYCNASNDHGTVSTSFNLKAIVQTTSSAPSTTEGSGVIIAVIIICILLLAILGSVLYFLYKKGKLPCGRSGKQDLTKPNKGGIVVEMKSDNTEEAVLLSVNGDKKPPSDQGDKYMYVQK
- the LOC139385501 gene encoding cell surface glycoprotein MUC18-like isoform X6 encodes the protein MALRMKACMFVGLFLLSLAWKAAWAKVQVNMEDRVEVFLGDTAQITCMFTVSDSPDNVIIQWYMITKTNVRLRIYYGNGTMQVVDRGGQFTDKISVKGMGNSSEVVLTIRDVKLEDELEFICHVNGMSAGSDEGRTVLKVFASPDRPIITGEESGISVSNENPSKIGSCEAKNGYPRPNITWYRDQSLLQNTPGEVSVVTLVTKESSDLYTVQSDLHLNVVKKDKDSFFYCEVSYLVPGGTKMTETNKINITVYYPTTSLDVWVESPKGSVKEGDTVEVHCRADGNPQPPFTFMHNMEELESDLNVLVLKNVTRQSNGNIMCTALDLDTYEETLGQTELFVDYLDPAVLIPKDTHVMAQGEELMATCNALSSLPTHTVWFKKGKKVAEGHTLTLKDAVFDMAGTYVCVVKVSSLEGLETSGSLRVFVEGHPEIKKSADPVQEVSPEKSQKLSCHARGYPTPVITWSSSDKSQILKLSQRETEDEVLSVVSIKVTSDVTAYCNASNDHGTVSTSFNLKAIVQTTSSAPSTTEGSGVIIAVIIICILLLAILGSVLYFLYKKGKLPCGRSGKQDLTKPNKGGIVVEMKSDNTEEAVLLSVNGDKKPPSDQ
- the LOC139385501 gene encoding cell surface glycoprotein MUC18-like isoform X1, translated to MALRMKACMFVGLFLLSLAWKAAWAKVQVNMEDRVEVFLGDTAQITCMFTVSDSPDNVIIQWYMITKTNVRLRIYYGNGTMQVVDRGGQFTDKISVKGMGNSSEVVLTIRDVKLEDELEFICHVNGMSAGSDEGRTVLKVFASPDRPIITGEESGISVSNENPSKIGSCEAKNGYPRPNITWYRDQSLLQNTPGEVSVVTLVTKESSDLYTVQSDLHLNVVKKDKDSFFYCEVSYLVPGGTKMTETNKINITVYYPTTSLDVWVESPKGSVKEGDTVEVHCRADGNPQPPFTFMHNMEELESDLNVLVLKNVTRQSNGNIMCTALDLDTYEETLGQTELFVDYLDPAVLIPKDTHVMAQGEELMATCNALSSLPTHTVWFKKGKKVAEGHTLTLKDAVFDMAGTYVCVVKVSSLEGLETSGSLRVFVEGHPEIKKSADPVQEVSPEKSQKLSCHARGYPTPVITWSSSDKSQILKLSQRETEDEVLSVVSIKVTSDVTAYCNASNDHGTVSTSFNLKAIVQTTSSAPSTTVTTPLVPVTVVAPVTVTTVTPVTPPKRVKKEGSGVIIAVIIICILLLAILGSVLYFLYKKGKLPCGRSGKQDLTKPNKGGIVVEMKSDNTEEAVLLSVNGDKKPPSDQGDKYMYVQK